One window from the genome of Marinobacter sp. es.048 encodes:
- a CDS encoding arginine N-succinyltransferase produces MNDTTDDKPASAPPPAKKGFSGLHVFGIVLLTIVATVGIGYWWLSHYLFPENFEPVTLNASEQDSLNNKLNTLGIDTQGGESGGTLQPEPYSEAGASREVRFSERELNGMLANNTDLAQKLAVDLSDNLLSALLLVPLEEDFPVLGGRTLRVNAGVELSFANGRPLVKLRGVSLMGVPIPNAWLGNLKNVDLVDEFGANPGFWQSFAAGVDYIQVEDGRLLVRLKE; encoded by the coding sequence ATGAATGATACAACCGACGATAAACCAGCATCAGCGCCACCGCCCGCAAAGAAGGGCTTCAGTGGCCTGCATGTCTTTGGCATTGTCCTGCTTACCATCGTCGCCACTGTCGGCATTGGTTATTGGTGGTTAAGCCACTATCTGTTCCCAGAGAACTTCGAGCCCGTAACCCTGAATGCCAGTGAACAGGATTCACTCAACAACAAGCTGAATACGCTAGGCATTGATACTCAGGGCGGCGAATCTGGCGGCACGTTGCAGCCGGAGCCATACAGTGAGGCAGGCGCCAGCCGGGAGGTACGCTTCAGCGAGCGGGAACTCAACGGTATGCTGGCCAATAACACCGATCTGGCTCAAAAGCTTGCCGTTGATCTTTCGGACAATCTTCTGAGCGCACTGCTTCTCGTGCCTCTTGAAGAAGACTTCCCCGTACTCGGAGGCAGAACCCTACGAGTAAATGCCGGAGTAGAACTCTCCTTTGCCAACGGTCGCCCCCTGGTCAAGTTAAGGGGTGTTAGCCTGATGGGCGTCCCCATCCCGAATGCCTGGCTGGGCAACCTCAAGAACGTGGACCTGGTCGACGAGTTCGGCGCCAACCCGGGATTCTGGCAATCCTTTGCAGCCGGCGTGGATTATATCCAGGTCGAAGATGGGCGGTTGCTCGTTCGGCTCAAGGAATAG
- a CDS encoding cold-shock protein produces MSTVTGNVKFFNEAKGFGFITREGGADVFVHYSNIQGAGFKTLAEGQEVEFTVTQGQKGPQAENVIGL; encoded by the coding sequence ATGTCTACAGTTACCGGCAACGTTAAGTTCTTCAACGAAGCAAAAGGTTTTGGTTTTATCACTCGTGAAGGCGGCGCAGACGTCTTTGTTCATTACAGCAATATTCAGGGTGCCGGTTTCAAAACTCTGGCCGAAGGCCAGGAAGTTGAGTTCACCGTGACTCAGGGCCAGAAAGGCCCGCAGGCAGAGAACGTTATTGGCCTGTAA
- a CDS encoding erythromycin esterase family protein translates to MQDTSTSELIARVAEPIEDVESDNMDRLLERVGDARIVLIGEASHGTSEFYRYRARITQALIEQKNFGFVAVEADWPDAARIDHYVRHMKTPPAEWTAFTRFPTWMWRNEEVREFVDWLREHNAGINDRERRVGFYGLDLYSLFTSIDAVLGYLEDVDQETAAIARERYSCLAPFQSDPMTYGRATLTGRHRECEEDVVNMLTDLLNKRLKYTEQDGSRFMDAVQNARLVANAERYYRNMYSGYSDSWNLRDQHMFDTLEALLAYGGENSKVVVWEHNSHVGNARATDMLVRGQFNVGELCRDKYGDQSYLIGFGTDAGTVAAASDWGDPMEIKQVQPSLTGSWERLCHETGLPAFRLPLRHLASDTLNTRLHDRRLERAIGVIYRPETERQSHYFLAQLAGQFDEYIWFDRTEAVTPLATGTLRGVPDTYPFGL, encoded by the coding sequence ATGCAGGACACGTCTACCAGCGAGCTGATCGCACGGGTTGCTGAACCCATAGAGGATGTCGAGTCAGACAATATGGACCGGTTACTCGAACGGGTCGGCGACGCCCGCATCGTTCTGATTGGCGAAGCCTCCCATGGCACGTCGGAATTTTACCGGTATCGGGCCCGGATAACGCAGGCGCTGATCGAGCAGAAAAACTTTGGTTTTGTAGCGGTTGAGGCCGACTGGCCTGATGCAGCGCGGATTGACCACTACGTTCGTCACATGAAGACACCGCCCGCTGAATGGACGGCGTTCACCCGATTTCCTACCTGGATGTGGCGTAACGAGGAGGTCCGCGAATTTGTGGATTGGCTCCGGGAACACAACGCCGGTATCAATGATCGGGAGAGGCGCGTGGGCTTTTACGGACTGGATTTATACAGTCTGTTTACCTCCATCGACGCCGTGCTCGGCTACCTCGAAGACGTGGACCAGGAGACGGCAGCCATTGCGCGCGAGCGATACAGTTGCCTGGCGCCGTTTCAGTCGGACCCGATGACCTATGGCCGGGCCACACTGACCGGGCGCCACCGTGAGTGTGAAGAGGATGTGGTGAACATGCTCACCGACCTGCTCAATAAACGCCTGAAATACACGGAACAAGATGGATCCCGTTTTATGGACGCGGTCCAGAATGCTCGGCTTGTTGCCAATGCCGAGCGTTATTACCGCAACATGTACAGTGGATACAGCGATTCCTGGAATTTGCGTGACCAACACATGTTCGACACGCTTGAGGCACTGTTAGCCTATGGCGGTGAGAACAGCAAGGTGGTGGTCTGGGAGCATAACTCTCACGTCGGTAACGCCCGCGCGACCGATATGCTTGTTCGCGGGCAGTTTAATGTGGGGGAGCTGTGTCGGGATAAATACGGCGACCAATCCTATCTGATCGGCTTTGGCACCGACGCCGGCACAGTGGCCGCAGCGTCAGACTGGGGCGATCCGATGGAGATCAAGCAGGTTCAGCCCTCGCTCACCGGTAGCTGGGAGCGACTGTGCCATGAAACCGGGCTCCCGGCGTTCAGATTGCCACTGCGACACCTGGCTTCTGATACGTTGAATACGCGGCTGCACGACAGGCGACTCGAACGGGCGATCGGGGTGATCTACCGCCCGGAAACCGAGCGCCAGAGCCATTACTTCCTGGCACAGCTGGCCGGGCAATTCGACGAATACATCTGGTTTGACCGCACTGAGGCGGTCACGCCCTTGGCGACCGGAACTTTGCGCGGAGTGCCCGACACCTATCCTTTCGGGCTGTGA
- a CDS encoding DEAD/DEAH box helicase: protein MNAPLKLRPYQQEAVEATLNHFRKSDESALIVLPTGAGKSLVIAELARLAKRKILVMTHVKELVEQNYAKYQSYGLTGGIFSAGLKRKESHHQVTFASVQSVSANLGQFRDEYSLVIIDECHRVSVEETSQYQRIIELLREQNDALKVLGLTATPYRLAMGWIYRYHYRGFVRGEDDKPFQHCIYELPLSYMINRGYLTRPELVNAAVAQYDFSALPQDRFGEYAERDVNQLLSKHKRVTRAIIEQVVDLASERQGVMIFAATVEHAREVAGYLPEHETALITGATDLKDRDILIQRFKQRQLKYLVNVSVLTTGFDAPHVDFIAILRPTQSVSLYQQIVGRGLRLDEGKQDCLVIDYAGNHVNLHHPEVGEPKPNPDSEPVQVFCPGCGFANIFWGKTDEDGRVIEHFGRRCQGLLEPAERIEPSAQNGRPPQCDYRFRFKECPHCGGENDIAGRNCGYCHKAIIDPDDQLRDALKLKDSMVIRCAGITLGVDGSKLKITYHDEDGEELSESFDFSKPGQRTVFNKLFGRRFANGQAPKTFSRAEEVFEMQALLSAPDFVIARKQKHYWQVQERIFDYRGAYRKANEK from the coding sequence ATGAACGCACCTTTGAAACTGCGGCCCTACCAGCAGGAAGCGGTCGAGGCCACTCTGAACCATTTCCGAAAGTCGGATGAGTCTGCCCTTATCGTGCTGCCCACCGGCGCGGGCAAAAGCCTTGTCATTGCCGAGTTGGCACGCCTTGCGAAGCGGAAGATCCTGGTAATGACCCACGTAAAGGAGCTGGTGGAGCAGAATTACGCCAAATACCAGAGTTACGGGTTGACCGGCGGAATTTTCTCCGCCGGGCTGAAGCGGAAGGAAAGCCATCACCAGGTGACCTTTGCCAGTGTGCAGTCGGTCTCGGCGAATCTGGGTCAGTTTCGGGATGAATACTCGCTGGTCATTATCGATGAATGCCATCGGGTTAGCGTGGAAGAAACCAGTCAGTATCAACGAATCATTGAGCTGCTGCGCGAGCAGAACGATGCCCTGAAAGTGCTCGGGCTCACCGCCACCCCCTACCGTTTGGCCATGGGCTGGATCTATCGCTATCACTACCGGGGCTTTGTCCGGGGTGAGGATGATAAGCCCTTTCAGCACTGCATTTACGAGCTGCCGCTGAGTTACATGATAAACCGGGGGTATCTCACCCGGCCGGAGCTGGTGAACGCGGCAGTGGCGCAATACGATTTCTCTGCGCTGCCCCAGGACCGCTTTGGCGAATACGCCGAGAGGGACGTTAACCAGCTGCTGAGCAAACACAAGCGCGTGACCCGGGCGATCATTGAGCAGGTTGTGGATTTGGCTTCTGAGCGTCAGGGCGTGATGATCTTTGCGGCCACCGTGGAGCATGCGCGGGAAGTCGCCGGCTACCTGCCAGAACACGAAACTGCCCTGATAACCGGCGCCACCGATCTGAAGGATCGGGACATTCTGATTCAGCGCTTCAAGCAGCGGCAGTTGAAATATCTGGTGAACGTTTCCGTGCTCACCACGGGCTTTGATGCGCCCCATGTGGACTTTATTGCCATTCTTCGCCCCACACAGTCGGTAAGCCTGTATCAGCAGATAGTAGGCCGCGGGCTTCGTCTCGACGAGGGTAAACAGGATTGCCTGGTGATCGATTACGCCGGCAACCATGTGAATCTGCATCATCCCGAAGTGGGGGAGCCAAAACCGAACCCCGACAGTGAGCCGGTGCAGGTGTTCTGCCCGGGCTGTGGGTTTGCCAATATCTTTTGGGGCAAGACAGACGAAGACGGCCGTGTGATCGAGCACTTCGGCCGTCGTTGTCAGGGATTGCTGGAGCCTGCGGAAAGGATTGAACCGTCAGCGCAGAATGGGCGTCCGCCACAGTGCGATTACCGTTTCCGTTTCAAGGAGTGCCCACACTGTGGTGGCGAGAATGATATTGCGGGGCGCAACTGCGGGTACTGCCACAAAGCCATCATCGATCCGGATGATCAGCTCAGAGATGCGCTGAAACTCAAGGATTCAATGGTGATCCGTTGCGCCGGGATCACGCTAGGTGTAGATGGCAGCAAACTGAAGATCACCTATCACGATGAGGATGGCGAGGAACTCAGCGAATCGTTTGATTTCAGCAAGCCTGGGCAGCGCACCGTGTTCAACAAACTGTTCGGGCGTCGTTTCGCCAATGGCCAGGCTCCAAAAACCTTCAGCAGGGCGGAAGAGGTGTTTGAGATGCAGGCCCTGTTATCGGCCCCGGATTTCGTCATCGCCCGCAAGCAAAAGCACTATTGGCAGGTACAGGAGCGGATCTTTGATTATCGAGGTGCTTATCGTAAGGCGAACGAAAAATAA
- the yidD gene encoding membrane protein insertion efficiency factor YidD — protein sequence MLQALALKAIGFYRRTGGGTRWFGIDCNFEPSCSAYSEEAIRRFGLRKGVVLTFHRLRRCNRPDAICKCIEPVTWDIGHVETRRG from the coding sequence GTGCTGCAGGCTTTGGCGCTGAAGGCCATCGGGTTTTATCGTCGAACAGGCGGTGGTACCCGATGGTTTGGCATCGACTGCAACTTTGAGCCGAGTTGCTCCGCTTATTCTGAGGAGGCTATCCGCCGGTTCGGTCTTCGCAAGGGAGTGGTGTTAACGTTTCACCGTCTTCGCAGGTGCAACAGGCCGGACGCGATCTGTAAATGCATTGAGCCGGTCACGTGGGATATCGGGCATGTTGAGACAAGAAGAGGTTGA
- a CDS encoding DUF4398 domain-containing protein yields MSNYMSILGAAGIAGIAIAVAGCAGSVEPPTSQKRAAESSVQQAVSSDARNFEPVLLNQAQNKLADAEELIDDEMSEENYQTALHLLEQASVDAQLAGARAETAKAKQAVEEINRNIESLRQRMNGSQ; encoded by the coding sequence ATGAGCAATTATATGTCGATATTGGGCGCCGCCGGGATTGCCGGCATAGCCATCGCTGTCGCCGGTTGTGCCGGTTCCGTGGAGCCACCCACCTCACAAAAACGAGCCGCCGAGTCGTCCGTTCAACAAGCGGTGTCATCCGACGCAAGAAACTTTGAGCCAGTGCTCCTGAACCAGGCCCAGAACAAGCTTGCCGATGCCGAAGAGCTGATAGACGATGAAATGAGCGAGGAGAATTATCAGACAGCACTGCACCTTTTGGAACAAGCATCAGTAGATGCTCAGCTAGCCGGGGCGCGTGCCGAAACTGCGAAAGCCAAGCAGGCCGTGGAAGAGATCAACAGGAACATCGAGTCTCTTCGCCAACGCATGAATGGAAGCCAGTAA
- a CDS encoding DUF4177 domain-containing protein — MTAQRFTEYKMVHISEGGCGTLLLGSSGLPLKKIEAELNRYASEGWQVVFQVLEMKRFWLFWQRESVIVTLGR; from the coding sequence ATGACGGCTCAACGTTTTACCGAATACAAGATGGTCCATATTTCAGAAGGAGGTTGTGGCACGTTGCTGCTCGGCTCCTCCGGCCTGCCTTTGAAAAAAATTGAAGCGGAATTGAATCGGTATGCCTCTGAAGGTTGGCAGGTGGTATTCCAGGTTCTGGAGATGAAGCGCTTCTGGCTGTTTTGGCAGCGTGAATCCGTGATTGTGACTTTGGGGCGCTAA
- a CDS encoding thioredoxin family protein, with product MQNVCSEEALSELLRSSPAVLLLYGGATCGVCQAIKPRLETLANEEFPKLVTAYIDCQEAAGPLCAAQGIFSLPVVQLWFEGQRFSEFARVFSVGDVRSALERPYGLMTQK from the coding sequence ATGCAAAACGTCTGCTCAGAAGAGGCTTTATCAGAATTGCTTCGGTCCAGCCCTGCGGTGCTGCTTCTTTATGGTGGAGCAACCTGTGGCGTCTGTCAGGCCATAAAGCCCCGGCTGGAGACGCTTGCCAACGAGGAATTCCCGAAGCTGGTCACCGCTTACATCGATTGCCAGGAAGCCGCCGGCCCGTTGTGTGCGGCTCAGGGTATTTTTTCTCTGCCTGTTGTCCAGCTGTGGTTTGAAGGGCAGCGATTCTCCGAATTTGCCAGGGTGTTTTCTGTTGGCGATGTACGTTCTGCGCTGGAGCGGCCTTATGGACTTATGACACAGAAGTGA
- a CDS encoding OmpA family protein codes for MNKRYMTLSMLVSFSIFLAGCASTPKDNQMVDEAKAAYEEIRTDPDVARSGDRQLRSARDQLARAERLLEEGASTEEIEHAAYLANRHAEIAREQAERAKLQQEINSAEERRKELELQARSAEAQAAQQEAAELRRQMEAMQAEQTDRGMVLTLGDVLFDLNRAELKPAGETTVGRLADFMAEYENRRVRVEGYTDSTGAESYNQQLSERRAEAVREALMERGINRARIEVQGFGEQYPVATNETSAGRQQNRRVEIVISDADGNIQAR; via the coding sequence ATGAACAAGCGATACATGACTTTGAGCATGCTAGTCAGCTTTTCCATCTTCTTAGCGGGATGTGCCAGTACGCCTAAGGACAATCAGATGGTCGACGAAGCAAAGGCGGCCTATGAAGAAATTCGAACTGATCCAGACGTGGCCCGCAGTGGCGACCGCCAGTTAAGAAGCGCGAGAGATCAGCTCGCCCGCGCTGAGCGGCTACTGGAAGAAGGTGCCAGCACCGAGGAAATCGAGCATGCGGCCTACCTCGCCAACCGCCATGCCGAGATTGCCCGGGAACAGGCCGAACGTGCCAAACTGCAGCAAGAGATAAACTCCGCCGAAGAACGGCGCAAGGAATTGGAGTTGCAGGCACGCTCTGCAGAAGCTCAAGCGGCCCAGCAGGAAGCCGCCGAACTGCGCCGGCAGATGGAAGCCATGCAGGCTGAGCAGACAGACCGTGGCATGGTACTTACCCTGGGAGACGTTCTGTTCGACCTTAATCGTGCTGAACTGAAGCCGGCCGGCGAAACGACAGTAGGTCGCCTTGCTGACTTCATGGCTGAATATGAAAACCGTCGCGTGCGCGTGGAAGGATACACCGACAGCACCGGGGCGGAATCTTACAACCAACAACTGTCAGAGCGTCGAGCTGAGGCTGTAAGAGAGGCCCTGATGGAAAGAGGTATTAATCGCGCTCGGATCGAAGTGCAGGGATTCGGCGAACAATACCCGGTTGCGACGAACGAAACTTCAGCGGGGCGCCAACAAAATAGGCGGGTCGAGATAGTGATTTCCGATGCGGACGGTAATATCCAAGCGCGTTAG
- a CDS encoding PBPRA1643 family SWIM/SEC-C metal-binding motif protein → MSDKFFFKGRQDARQHHTAYGGFQTNASQKSGSKKYPLTLVVTSEARKQEVEAQVASAKLHATISVDTREGAVESINELTAILNKGSTVTTAKSPSRNDACNCGSGLKFKKCCG, encoded by the coding sequence ATGTCAGATAAATTTTTCTTCAAGGGTCGGCAGGACGCACGCCAGCACCACACCGCTTACGGCGGCTTTCAGACCAATGCCAGCCAGAAGAGTGGCAGCAAGAAATACCCGCTAACGCTGGTAGTTACCAGTGAAGCGCGCAAGCAGGAAGTTGAGGCACAGGTGGCCAGTGCGAAGCTGCACGCGACTATTTCAGTTGATACCCGCGAGGGCGCCGTTGAATCCATCAACGAACTCACCGCTATCCTGAATAAAGGGAGCACGGTCACCACGGCAAAATCACCCTCCCGCAACGACGCCTGCAACTGTGGTAGCGGACTCAAATTCAAGAAGTGCTGCGGCTGA
- a CDS encoding sodium:calcium antiporter, whose amino-acid sequence MPILDPDSWTLFQSVVIFSICALVITIAGTRITRVVDQLADRTGLGEAAAGAVLLGAATSLSGAVLSVTAAYRGHPELAVSNALGGIAVQTFFLAIADMVYRRANLEHAAASAPNMMQNGLLIALLALILLAPNLPDVTIWNIHPVTPVLLGFYFYGTRLIQSAGDNPMWRPSITGDTRQDEPESTSRLPPMSRLWTEFVVLMAMLGVAGLVLEPAATTISSEAGLSQTIVGVLLTAISTSIPELVTSVAAVRRGALTLAVAGIIGGNAFDTLFMAASDVAYQDGSIYHTMTADSERWVALTLLMAAILIMGLIRRERYGVGRIGAESLAIMVLYGLGVVLMFTFQA is encoded by the coding sequence GTGCCGATCCTGGACCCGGATAGCTGGACGCTCTTTCAGAGCGTCGTTATTTTCAGTATTTGTGCCCTGGTGATTACTATTGCCGGGACACGCATCACCCGAGTGGTCGACCAGCTCGCCGACCGGACCGGGCTGGGTGAGGCGGCCGCTGGTGCCGTGCTTTTGGGGGCAGCGACCTCCTTGAGTGGCGCTGTGCTCTCAGTAACAGCCGCTTACCGGGGGCACCCGGAGCTGGCTGTCAGTAATGCCCTGGGTGGCATCGCGGTACAGACCTTTTTCCTGGCCATTGCCGACATGGTCTACCGGCGTGCGAACCTGGAACACGCGGCTGCCTCAGCCCCGAACATGATGCAGAACGGACTGCTGATCGCGCTCCTGGCGCTGATCCTTTTGGCGCCCAACTTGCCGGATGTCACCATCTGGAACATCCACCCGGTGACCCCGGTACTGCTTGGCTTCTATTTCTACGGCACCCGACTCATTCAGAGTGCCGGCGACAACCCCATGTGGCGCCCTTCCATTACCGGTGATACGCGGCAGGACGAGCCGGAAAGCACGAGCCGTTTGCCACCAATGAGCCGCCTCTGGACAGAGTTTGTGGTGCTTATGGCAATGCTCGGCGTGGCCGGGCTGGTACTGGAACCCGCTGCCACGACAATAAGCTCGGAAGCCGGATTGAGCCAGACAATCGTCGGTGTTCTTCTGACGGCGATCAGTACGTCCATTCCGGAGCTGGTAACGTCCGTTGCCGCGGTAAGGCGGGGTGCGCTTACGCTCGCGGTGGCCGGGATCATCGGCGGCAATGCCTTCGATACGCTTTTCATGGCCGCTTCGGACGTCGCCTACCAGGACGGCTCGATCTACCATACGATGACCGCCGATTCGGAACGTTGGGTCGCACTGACCCTGTTGATGGCGGCCATCCTGATCATGGGACTGATACGCCGGGAACGCTATGGCGTTGGACGAATCGGTGCGGAGAGCCTTGCAATTATGGTGCTCTACGGGCTTGGTGTGGTGTTGATGTTCACTTTTCAGGCTTAA
- a CDS encoding cation-translocating P-type ATPase translates to MNSAAPELTGTPDPAGNGLTRAEASARLEKFGYNQLPTPPMPGLVELFARQFLSPFIYILLIASGVSFALGQTPSGVFILIVLLINAIIGTVQEFSAQKAAAALKQMMKGTTHVLRDGQIITVEVEEIVPGDVVLLSSGDKVPADIQLLSASSLAVDESMLTGESLAVAKNAGATSDDSTPLTERVDQCFAGSIITHGRGRGRVIATGSDTQLGKIAQGVTGKTSAEPPLMIRIRKFTYQVAFGILVAIGALACLMILDGGYSIEDMVLMTIGLAVSVIPEGLPAALTVALAIGMSRMAKRNVIIRKLVAVEALGSCTLICSDKTGTLTVNELTIRKVMLPDGRQFDVTGEGVAPGGEITGHGGAQVDRAGQDTLRELCVAGVLANESHLDYSGGEWVSQGDIVDIAFLVMAKKLGMSITDLRTRQEQVALIPYESEKAYSGVVNRIGDQTVIYAKGSPEKMLAMCHQMATTSGSTAIDKPALESQFTGLASRGYRIIALAKKTSSSGDHEMADMVFLGMVAMIDPLRHEAYEAIEKCRTGGIEVAMVTGDHPATAKSIALELGLCDADATVVTGPMLDEAKAGGQAAVDQLIRQARVFARIEPARKAQIVDSFMRDRHFVAVTGDGVNDAPAMRQAHAGIAMGKRGTDVAKETADLIVTDDNFSSIVAGIEQGRVVYNNIRKVIGLLVATGFSAILLFFFCVLAGLPMPMIAVQLLWLNLVANGFQDVALAFEPKEGGELSVKPRSPHEPVFDKHIIEHVLVVGSWMGLVAFLNFQWTLEQGQSIEQARNLTLMLMVLFGNIHALNSRSESRSLFKISLFRNPFLMLAVPLAQLAHIGAMYTPGLSDVLQIQPISLAEWLQLLALAMSLLAVEELHKVLIRRRAR, encoded by the coding sequence ATGAACAGCGCAGCCCCAGAGCTAACCGGCACACCGGATCCCGCTGGTAACGGACTCACCCGGGCGGAAGCCAGTGCACGCCTGGAGAAATTCGGCTACAACCAACTGCCCACCCCGCCCATGCCTGGCTTGGTGGAACTTTTTGCGCGGCAATTTCTCAGCCCTTTCATTTACATCCTCCTGATCGCTTCCGGGGTTTCATTTGCACTCGGCCAGACACCCAGTGGCGTTTTTATCCTGATCGTCCTGCTGATCAACGCGATTATCGGCACGGTCCAGGAGTTTTCGGCCCAGAAGGCGGCCGCCGCGCTGAAGCAAATGATGAAAGGGACCACACATGTGCTTCGGGATGGCCAGATAATAACCGTTGAAGTGGAAGAGATCGTTCCGGGCGATGTGGTTTTACTCTCCTCGGGCGACAAGGTGCCCGCTGATATTCAGTTACTCAGCGCCAGTAGCCTGGCGGTGGATGAGTCCATGCTGACGGGCGAATCCCTGGCAGTTGCAAAGAATGCCGGTGCAACAAGCGACGACAGCACACCGCTCACAGAACGCGTAGACCAATGCTTTGCGGGCAGCATCATCACCCACGGGCGCGGACGCGGCCGGGTGATAGCAACCGGCTCGGACACCCAGCTTGGCAAGATTGCCCAGGGCGTCACCGGCAAAACGTCTGCCGAACCACCCCTGATGATCCGGATCCGAAAGTTCACCTACCAGGTTGCTTTCGGCATTCTCGTGGCCATCGGCGCCCTAGCCTGCCTGATGATCCTGGATGGTGGCTATTCGATCGAAGACATGGTGCTCATGACCATCGGCCTGGCGGTCTCGGTAATTCCCGAAGGGCTTCCTGCCGCACTGACCGTAGCCTTGGCCATCGGCATGTCCCGGATGGCAAAGCGCAATGTAATCATCCGCAAACTTGTGGCGGTGGAAGCCCTCGGATCCTGCACCCTGATCTGCTCCGACAAGACCGGCACACTGACCGTCAACGAACTCACGATTCGCAAAGTGATGCTGCCTGATGGACGCCAATTCGATGTCACCGGCGAGGGCGTTGCCCCGGGCGGCGAGATCACAGGTCATGGCGGAGCCCAGGTGGATAGAGCAGGCCAGGATACGCTGCGGGAGCTCTGTGTCGCAGGCGTCCTCGCCAATGAGAGTCATCTGGACTATAGCGGCGGCGAGTGGGTTTCCCAGGGCGATATCGTCGACATCGCCTTCCTGGTTATGGCCAAAAAGCTGGGTATGTCCATCACTGATCTGCGAACCCGGCAAGAGCAAGTGGCCCTGATCCCGTATGAGTCGGAAAAGGCCTACAGCGGTGTGGTCAACCGCATTGGTGATCAAACCGTCATCTATGCCAAAGGCAGCCCGGAAAAAATGCTGGCCATGTGCCACCAGATGGCAACCACTAGCGGCTCCACAGCAATAGACAAACCCGCCCTCGAAAGCCAATTCACCGGGCTCGCGTCCCGGGGCTACCGGATCATCGCCCTGGCGAAGAAAACATCATCATCAGGTGACCATGAGATGGCCGATATGGTCTTTCTCGGCATGGTCGCCATGATCGACCCGCTCCGTCATGAAGCCTACGAAGCCATTGAAAAGTGCCGCACTGGCGGTATTGAGGTGGCTATGGTCACGGGCGACCATCCTGCTACTGCAAAATCGATCGCCCTGGAACTGGGCCTGTGTGACGCGGACGCTACGGTTGTCACAGGGCCCATGCTTGATGAAGCCAAAGCGGGGGGCCAGGCGGCGGTCGACCAGCTCATTCGCCAGGCCCGGGTTTTTGCCCGGATCGAACCCGCCAGGAAAGCCCAGATTGTGGACAGTTTCATGCGGGACCGGCACTTTGTCGCGGTCACCGGGGATGGCGTCAATGATGCGCCCGCCATGCGGCAGGCTCATGCGGGCATTGCCATGGGAAAGCGCGGCACGGATGTGGCGAAGGAAACGGCAGACCTCATCGTTACCGATGATAACTTTTCCTCCATTGTTGCCGGCATCGAGCAGGGACGGGTGGTTTACAACAATATCCGCAAGGTAATCGGGCTGCTGGTTGCCACCGGTTTTTCGGCAATCCTGCTTTTTTTCTTTTGTGTACTGGCCGGCCTGCCAATGCCCATGATCGCGGTGCAGCTACTCTGGCTCAATCTGGTTGCGAACGGCTTCCAGGACGTAGCACTGGCATTTGAACCGAAGGAAGGCGGCGAATTGTCTGTAAAGCCGCGCTCACCTCACGAGCCCGTATTCGACAAACACATCATTGAGCATGTCCTGGTGGTGGGATCATGGATGGGTCTCGTCGCGTTCCTCAATTTTCAGTGGACACTCGAACAGGGCCAAAGCATTGAGCAAGCCCGCAACCTGACGCTGATGCTGATGGTACTCTTCGGCAACATTCACGCGCTGAACAGCCGCTCGGAGTCCCGCTCCCTATTCAAAATCTCCCTGTTTCGCAACCCTTTCCTGATGCTGGCAGTTCCCCTCGCTCAGTTGGCACACATTGGTGCCATGTACACCCCGGGGCTGTCCGATGTCCTGCAGATTCAGCCCATCTCACTGGCCGAGTGGTTGCAATTGCTCGCATTGGCTATGAGCCTGCTCGCTGTGGAGGAGCTGCATAAGGTCCTGATCAGGCGGCGGGCACGCTGA
- a CDS encoding YHS domain-containing (seleno)protein codes for MNRQLAFITFALLFTASAWASEPAVYTGLLSNTGAGGYDTVSYFETAKPTKGSREYTTEHLGVTWRFANAENLARFEANPEGYLPTYGGYCAWAVAQGYLAKGDPQHWAIRDGRLYLNYNESVQDRWLKDTEGFIRQADMNWPKVLE; via the coding sequence ATGAACAGACAGCTGGCATTCATCACCTTCGCACTACTCTTTACCGCCAGCGCATGGGCCTCCGAACCGGCCGTCTACACCGGCCTTCTGAGCAATACCGGGGCGGGCGGTTATGACACCGTCAGTTACTTCGAAACGGCAAAACCAACCAAAGGCTCGCGCGAGTACACCACAGAGCACCTGGGCGTAACCTGGCGATTCGCGAACGCAGAAAACCTGGCTCGTTTCGAGGCCAATCCTGAAGGCTACTTACCTACCTATGGCGGCTACTGCGCCTGGGCCGTCGCCCAGGGCTACCTCGCCAAAGGCGACCCTCAACACTGGGCCATCCGCGATGGTCGTCTGTATCTGAACTACAATGAGTCTGTTCAGGATCGATGGCTGAAGGACACCGAGGGATTCATTCGGCAGGCAGACATGAACTGGCCAAAGGTTCTGGAATGA